From a region of the Candidatus Pantoea bituminis genome:
- the yhbY gene encoding ribosome assembly RNA-binding protein YhbY — protein MNLSTKQKQHLKGLAHPLKPVVMIGGNGLTEGVLAEIEYALGHHELIKVKIASEDRETKLLIVEAIVRETRANNVQVIGKTLVLYRPAKESKISLPR, from the coding sequence ATGAATCTAAGTACCAAACAAAAACAGCACCTGAAAGGTCTTGCCCATCCGCTCAAGCCGGTCGTGATGATCGGTGGAAATGGCCTTACCGAAGGCGTGCTGGCCGAAATCGAATACGCATTAGGACATCACGAATTGATCAAGGTGAAAATTGCCTCGGAAGATCGTGAAACCAAACTGCTGATCGTTGAAGCAATCGTGCGTGAAACACGCGCCAACAACGTTCAGGTGATCGGCAAAACGCTGGTGCTGTATCGCCCTGCTAAAGAGAGCAAAATTTCTCTGCCACGATAA
- the greA gene encoding transcription elongation factor GreA: MNQIPMTLRGAERLREELNELKTVKRPRIIASIADAREHGDLKENAEYHAAREEQGFCEGRIQEIEAKLSNAQVIDITQMPKTGRVIFGSTVSVLNLDTDEESTYRIVGDDEADFKQNLISVNSPMARGLVGKEADDVAIIKTPGGDVEYEILKVEYL, from the coding sequence ATGAATCAGATTCCGATGACGTTAAGAGGCGCTGAAAGATTGCGCGAAGAGCTGAACGAGCTGAAAACCGTGAAGCGCCCGCGCATCATCGCCTCGATTGCTGATGCTCGCGAGCATGGCGATTTGAAAGAAAATGCTGAATATCACGCTGCGCGTGAAGAGCAGGGCTTTTGTGAAGGCCGCATTCAGGAGATCGAAGCAAAACTCTCCAATGCACAGGTGATCGACATCACCCAAATGCCTAAAACCGGTCGCGTGATTTTTGGTTCAACGGTTAGCGTGCTGAACCTTGATACCGATGAAGAGTCAACCTATCGCATTGTGGGCGATGACGAAGCGGATTTTAAACAAAATCTGATTTCGGTGAACTCGCCAATGGCACGCGGGCTGGTGGGTAAAGAGGCCGATGATGTTGCTATCATCAAAACGCCTGGCGGCGATGTGGAATATGAAATCCTGAAGGTGGAATACCTTTAA
- a CDS encoding TonB-dependent siderophore receptor, producing MKKLSRLSLAILLEIGLAASFVPAALAAETTSESNTSSDDNASTDGSNGTLVVNAAEQTLQAPGVSTITADEIKKRPPARDVSEIIRTMPGVNLTGNSTSGQRGNNRQIDIRGMGPENTLILVDGMPVSSRNSVRLGWRGERDTRGDTSWVPPEMIDHIEVIRGPAAARYGNGAAGGVVNIITKKESNAWHGSWNTYFNAPEHKEEGSTKRTNFSLMGPLGDDFSFRLYGGLAKTQADAQFINEGHQSLRTGSYADTVPAGREGVENKDINALLRWAFAPMQALEFEAGYSRQGNLYAGDTQNTNTSALVQSKYGEETNRLYRQNFAVTWTGAWDNGISTRSYARYENTRNSRMNEGLAGGTEGIFSDDGFSTIQLDDVMLHSEISVPFELLVNQTATFGTEWNQQRMKDGSSNSQALSGGNIDGLSTGTRSPYSQAEIFSLFAEDNIEVTDSTMLTPALRFDHHSIVGDNWSPSLNLSQGLGDDFTLKLGIARAYKAPSLYQTNPNYVLYSRGQGCAASAGACYLMGNDDLSAETSINKEVGLEWKHDGYQAGVTWFRNDYRNKIEAGYLPTGTSTSGTTDVYKWENVPKAVVEGLEGTLNIPFSDTVAWNNNLTYMLQSKNKETGDRLSIIPEYTLNSSLSWQATQDLSLETTLTWYGSQTPKKYNYKGEAVTGSEKDQVSPYSIVGMSGTYDINKYASVTLGIENLFDKRHFREGNAQTTGNETTGAYMYGAGANTYNESGRTYYVSVNTHF from the coding sequence ATGAAGAAATTATCACGGCTTTCATTAGCCATTTTGCTTGAAATCGGTTTAGCCGCATCTTTTGTTCCCGCAGCGCTTGCCGCGGAAACCACCTCTGAATCAAACACATCCAGCGACGATAACGCATCCACTGACGGTAGTAATGGCACGCTGGTGGTCAATGCAGCAGAACAGACGCTGCAAGCCCCAGGTGTTTCGACTATTACCGCTGACGAAATCAAAAAACGCCCGCCGGCACGTGATGTCTCTGAGATCATCCGTACCATGCCTGGCGTTAACCTCACCGGGAACTCTACCAGCGGCCAGCGCGGCAACAACCGCCAGATAGATATTCGCGGTATGGGCCCGGAAAATACCTTGATTTTGGTTGATGGCATGCCGGTTTCCAGCCGCAACTCGGTACGCCTTGGCTGGCGTGGCGAACGTGATACGCGCGGCGATACCAGCTGGGTTCCCCCTGAGATGATCGATCACATCGAAGTGATTCGCGGTCCGGCTGCGGCACGTTACGGCAACGGTGCGGCGGGCGGCGTGGTGAATATCATCACCAAGAAAGAGAGCAATGCATGGCACGGCTCCTGGAATACCTACTTCAATGCGCCAGAGCATAAAGAAGAAGGCTCGACCAAACGCACCAACTTCAGTTTGATGGGACCGTTAGGCGATGACTTTAGCTTTCGTCTTTATGGCGGACTCGCGAAAACTCAGGCTGATGCCCAGTTTATTAACGAAGGCCATCAGTCGCTTCGCACCGGCTCTTATGCAGATACCGTGCCTGCAGGGCGTGAAGGCGTAGAAAATAAAGATATCAATGCATTGCTGCGCTGGGCTTTCGCTCCCATGCAGGCGCTTGAATTTGAAGCGGGCTATAGCCGTCAGGGCAACCTGTATGCAGGCGATACGCAAAACACCAATACCAGTGCCTTGGTGCAGAGCAAATATGGTGAAGAAACCAACCGGTTATATCGCCAGAACTTTGCGGTGACCTGGACCGGCGCGTGGGATAACGGCATCAGCACCCGTAGCTATGCGCGGTATGAAAATACCCGCAACTCGCGCATGAACGAAGGATTGGCGGGCGGAACAGAGGGCATTTTCTCTGATGACGGCTTCTCAACCATTCAGTTAGATGACGTGATGCTGCACAGTGAGATCAGTGTGCCGTTTGAGTTGTTGGTTAATCAAACGGCGACCTTCGGCACCGAGTGGAACCAGCAGCGCATGAAAGATGGTTCCTCTAACAGCCAGGCGCTTTCGGGTGGCAATATTGACGGTTTATCTACCGGCACGCGCAGTCCTTATTCGCAGGCTGAAATCTTTTCACTGTTTGCCGAAGATAATATCGAAGTGACAGACAGCACGATGCTGACGCCAGCATTGCGCTTTGATCATCACTCGATTGTGGGTGACAACTGGAGCCCATCGCTGAATCTGTCGCAAGGTTTGGGTGATGACTTCACGCTGAAGTTAGGGATTGCGCGTGCGTATAAAGCGCCAAGCCTGTATCAGACCAACCCGAATTATGTGCTTTATAGCCGTGGCCAAGGCTGTGCGGCCAGCGCGGGTGCCTGTTATCTGATGGGGAATGATGACCTTAGTGCCGAAACCAGCATCAATAAAGAAGTTGGGCTGGAGTGGAAACATGACGGTTATCAAGCGGGCGTGACTTGGTTCCGTAATGACTATCGCAACAAAATCGAAGCGGGTTATTTGCCGACCGGAACGTCCACTTCCGGCACCACGGATGTCTATAAGTGGGAAAACGTACCGAAAGCGGTCGTTGAAGGTTTAGAGGGCACGCTGAATATTCCTTTCTCCGACACGGTGGCGTGGAACAACAATCTGACTTATATGCTGCAGAGTAAAAACAAGGAAACAGGCGATCGCTTGTCGATCATTCCTGAATACACCTTGAACTCTTCCCTAAGCTGGCAGGCCACGCAGGATCTGTCGCTGGAAACAACCTTAACGTGGTACGGCTCGCAAACGCCGAAGAAATATAACTACAAAGGGGAAGCGGTGACCGGCAGTGAGAAGGATCAGGTTAGTCCTTATTCAATCGTTGGTATGAGCGGCACCTACGACATCAATAAGTACGCCAGCGTGACGCTGGGTATTGAAAACCTGTTCGATAAACGTCATTTCCGCGAAGGGAATGCGCAGACAACCGGTAACGAAACAACCGGCGCGTATATGTATGGCGCAGGCGCGAATACTTATAACGAGTCAGGTCGTACGTACTACGTGAGTGTTAATACTCACTTCTAA
- a CDS encoding enterochelin esterase domain-containing protein: MQRHVFWRDPQGDESQSSTQRVWINITGVTDHHQQAAPPL, translated from the coding sequence TTGCAACGTCACGTTTTTTGGCGCGACCCGCAAGGTGATGAATCACAGTCATCAACTCAGCGGGTATGGATCAATATTACCGGCGTGACCGATCACCATCAGCAAGCTGCTCCCCCTCTTTAG
- the fes gene encoding enterochelin esterase gives MDQYYRRDRSPSASCSPSLARIPETDVWFWQTTLPATWRGSYCLMPDDQADAFQGQPDMHTLRNWWRDKFPTAQIDSLNPLRGWSGGRGMGVSPLHLPHSPNQDDWRAVDEGLAPILPLQHHIWRSERLGNERSIWLYTTGDTSVEHRPLALLLDGQFWAHTMPVAGPLQQLTDAGELPAAVYVMIDIIDREHRTQELPCNADFWLAIQEELLPQIQQWAAYSHEAADTVIVGQSFGGLSSVYATLSWPETFGAAVSLSGSFGGQNAVRPTAGCHSNCSKVYWLRHRAVFTWKRASASA, from the coding sequence ATGGATCAATATTACCGGCGTGACCGATCACCATCAGCAAGCTGCTCCCCCTCTTTAGCGCGCATTCCTGAGACCGATGTCTGGTTCTGGCAAACCACCTTGCCTGCAACCTGGCGCGGCAGCTATTGCCTGATGCCCGATGATCAGGCTGATGCCTTTCAAGGGCAGCCCGACATGCATACGCTACGCAACTGGTGGCGCGATAAATTCCCTACGGCACAAATCGATTCGCTCAATCCTTTGCGCGGTTGGTCAGGTGGACGTGGCATGGGCGTTTCTCCGCTGCATCTGCCGCACTCACCGAATCAGGATGACTGGCGCGCCGTTGATGAAGGCCTTGCGCCCATACTGCCGTTGCAGCATCACATCTGGCGCAGTGAACGGCTGGGCAATGAACGCTCAATTTGGCTATACACCACAGGCGATACGTCTGTTGAACACCGTCCGTTGGCGCTGCTTTTAGATGGCCAGTTTTGGGCACATACCATGCCTGTTGCGGGGCCGTTACAGCAGCTTACCGATGCGGGCGAGTTGCCTGCTGCGGTCTATGTGATGATTGATATCATTGATCGCGAGCACCGCACCCAGGAACTCCCTTGTAACGCCGACTTTTGGCTGGCGATTCAAGAGGAGCTGCTGCCCCAAATACAGCAATGGGCCGCCTATTCTCATGAAGCGGCTGACACGGTTATTGTCGGACAAAGCTTCGGCGGCCTCTCATCGGTTTACGCCACGTTGAGCTGGCCAGAAACCTTTGGTGCCGCCGTCAGCTTATCGGGTTCCTTTGGTGGCCAGAACGCGGTAAGGCCAACGGCTGGCTGCCACAGCAATTGCAGCAAGGTTTATTGGCTGCGCCACCGCGCCGTTTTTACCTGGAAGCGGGCAAGCGCGAGCGCCTGA